A region of the Pseudarthrobacter phenanthrenivorans Sphe3 genome:
GCGCGCGAGCCGGTGGAGAAGACGCCCCGGACAGCCTTTTCAATGCCGCGTTCAACCTTGTCCAGCAGGCCCATGGTTCTTCTCCTTTCCCCCCGTCCGCGGGGCTGTTCTCATTGCGGAACTCCACCTGCAGTGCAGTTCGTAAGTCGGCGGTGTGCCTGCACGCAGCAGCCACCCCTACATCCGATACTACTGGGCACGCCTGTGAATGACCTTAATCAGCAACGCCCGGGGAGTGCCAAAAGTTCAGTCCCAGACGTTCCAAGGCCCGCGGTGTGGGGGTGCGGCGGCGGTCTGTTGCTGCCTGTTCGGGCAGGTCCCATCAATGGCTGACGGAGCCCTGGAACTCCCAATTGGTGTTTTCTGTCCAGTGTCCGTTATGCTTGATCTCGCTGCTTTTACAAGGTCGCGGATCCGGGAAACCGGCCGATGCCGGGTGAAAGAAGTTGCGCGCGAGTGGCGGAACGGCAGACGCGCTGGCTTCAGGTGCCAGTATCCGAAAGGGTGTGGGGGTTCAAATCCCCCCTCGCGCACGCAATCAAGATAGAGCCCCGGTCGAAAGACCGGGGCTCTTCTGTTTAACAACCAGCCCCGGATCCTGGCCTTGTTCGCGCATCCGGCCCTTGAAGGTCCGGATTTGCGCACAAGCTTAGGTTTAGGAGGGGCCGGGATGCGCCCCAAGGCTATGGCCGCGCGGAAGCCTTGAACCGGCGTCGTGAGTTGGCCAAGTGGCTGCGCATGGCAGCCGCCGCGGCAGCTTCGTCGCCGTCGGCAATGGCCTCGGAGATGGAACGGTGCTCCTGGACCACCTGGTCGAAGTGGTCCCGGGCGTAATGTTCGACGCCGGTCATCAGCCGGGTGCGCGGCATCGCGATCATCGTTTGGCCCAGGGCGGCCAGGCAGTCGGAGTAGTAGGGGTTGCCGGAGGCAGCCGCCACGGCACGATGGAACTCGAAATCCGCCTTCATGGCGTGCGCGGGGTGTCCGGCACTGGCCGTGAACTCTTCCAGCGCCGACGTTACAGCCCGCAAGTGGCGCTCGGTGTGGTTGCGTGCAGCCAGCGCTGCGGCCTCGGCTTCCACGCCCATCCGGAATTCCAGCAGGTGCAGGCGGTCTTCCGTGGTGGCCACGGGACGGGCCCCGGGTGCTGGCCGGGGCCCGTCCGACGGCGGCGTGAGGGCGAAGCTGCCGCGCCCGCGTTCAGTCTCCACGAGCCCTTCGGCCTGGAGCCGGGTCAACGCGGCGCGGACAACGGTCCGGCTCACGCCGAAATCGCTGATGAGGGTGTTTTCGCTGGGGAGCTTCTCACCAGGCTGGATAACGCCGTCGACGATGCGGTTGCGAAGGTCGGCGGCGAGGTCCGCGGTCAGGTTCCGGCTCATGGCTTCAAGGTTACGGCTTCAGGGTTACGCGCCGAATTCCACGGACTCGGTGGTCCAGGCGCGTGCCTCGTCGCTGAGAGTGACGCCGAGGCCGGGGCGGTCCGGCACGATCATCCGTCCGTCCTTGGTTTCGAGGCGCTCGTTGAACAGCGGGTCCAGCCAGTCGAAGTGTTCCACCCAGGGTTCGCGCGGGTATGCGGCGGCGAGGTGCAGGTGGATCTCCATGGCGAAGTGCGGGGCGAGGCCCAGTCCGCGCTCGTCGGCCAGGGCAGCGAGGCGGAGGAACTGGGTGATGCCGCCCACCCGGGGTGCGTCGGGCTGGATAATGTCGCAACCGTTGGCGTTGATGAGGCCCTTGTGTTCGGCCACGGAGGCCAGCATTTCGCCGGTGGCAATGGGCGTATCCAGGACGTTCGCCAAGTGGGCGTGGCCTTCGAAGTCGTAGGCATCCAGCGGTTCCTCGATCCAGACAAGGTTGAATTCCTCGAGCTGGCGTCCCATGCGCAGGGCGGTGGCACGGTCCCATTGCTGGTTGGCGTCCACCATCAGCGGGACGTCCCAGCCGATGTGTTCGCGGATGCCGGCCACGCGGCGGAGGTCTTCCTTGCTGTCCGGCAGCCCGACCTTGATCTTGATGCCCCCGATGCCCTCTTCGAGGGACTGGGTTGCACGCGCTTTCACTTCTTCCAAGGTGGCGTTCAGGAAGCCGCCGGAGGTGTTGTACGTCTGGACGGAGTCACGGTACGAGCCGAGGAACTTCGCCAGGGACAGGCCGGCGCGCTTGGCTTTGAGGTCGTAAAGGGCTATGTCGATGGCGGCGAGGGCCTGGGTGGCGACGCCGGACCGGCCCACCGAGGCGCCTGCCCACAGGAGTTTGGTGTAGATCCTGGCGATGTCGTTGGGGTCTTCACCGATGATGCCCTCCGCCACTTCCTTGGCATGGGCGTACTGGGCCGGGCCGCCTGCCCTCTTGGAGTAGCTGAAGCCGACGCCGGTGTGCCCGAGTTCGGTGGTGATCTCGGCGAAGAGGAAGACCACCTCGGTCATGGGTTTTTGCCTGCCGGTGAAGACCTTGGCATCGCTGATGGGAACAGTGAGGGGGAGGCGGGCGGTGGACAGCTTGACGTGCCGGATCAGGTCAACGGGGCTCATGGATTCTCCTAAAGGCGTGCTGGGCTCCTTCGCCCACCTGCTTAGGATATAAGTAGCGAACTTGTATTACAAGTAGGGCGGGTCTGCATTCACCCGGATGCTGCAGCCCGGGATGCGAACTCCCTCAGCCCCGCAACGCGCCCAGGCCGGCAATCAGCGCCTCGAGTCCGAGTTCGAAGGCGGCGTCCGCGGGCCGGGCAGGGGTTCCCCCTGCGGAGGGCGGGGCGGCGCTCCGCACTGCGGCTGTGAAATGGGGGGTCGATTCGGCCATGGAGCCCGAATCGAAGATGTCCTCGGGGGCGGTGACGTCGTACGCGGAGCCGAAAATGAAGGACTCGAGCGCCACAATCGAGGAGATCACTCGCTCCTGGGGGAAGCCGGCGTCGAGGAAGCCCTTGCTGACGGTCTCGTACATCGCCAGTGTCTGCGGCGCATCGGTCACGGGAAGGACCGCGATCACCGGAATCAAGGGTGTGTGCTCGGCGAAAACGTTCCGGTAGCTCCAGGCCCAGCTGCGCACCGCCTCCTCCCACGTGGTTGTTCCGAAGCCCGAGACATCCACAAGTGATGTGAGGTGGTCCTCGACCAGCAGCAGGACGTCCCGTTTGGCGGCAACGTGGTTGTAGAGGGCCGACGGCGCCACGTCCAGTTCCTTGGCCAGGCCCGCCATGGTGAGCCCGTCGTAGCCCTTGCGCTTGATGAGGTCCAGGGCGGCGGCCGTGATCCCCCCTTTGTCCAGGATCGCGGCCGAGGGCCTGCCCGCCCGCCTCTTCTGCCGGCCGGCATCCCCGGACGGGCGCCCCTGCATGGCTGATACTGCCGGCATTCCTGGCCTTTCTTTGGTGGTCCCCAGCATTATTCCATCCGGTACTTCCGGTCCGGGGAGGCAGCGGTTATAGTTCTAATAAATGAATGCCATTCATTTATTGGTTCCCCGTCACCGGAGGGGTCAAAGAGAGGACATCATGCTGAACCTGAACCGCGACGTTGTAGTCGTCGGAGCCGGACCATCGGGACTGACCGCCGCCCGTGAACTGAAGAAGGCCGGCCTCACCGTCGCCGTGCTCGAAGCCCGCGACCGCGTGGGCGGCCGCACCTGGACCGACACCGTGGACGGGGCCATGCTCGAAATAGGCGGCCAGTGGGTCTCGCCGGACCAGACCGTCCTCCTGGACCTCCTCCAGGAGCTGAACCTGCAAACCTACCCCCGCTACCGTGAGGGCCAGTCGATGTACATCGGCAGGGACGGCATCCCGGTCCGCTATGCAGGCGGCACCTTCCCCGTGGACCCGGACACCGAAGCGGAGATGAACAAGCTCGTCGCCTTGCTGGACGGCCTCGCGGCGGAGATCGGCCCCACCGAGCCCTGGGCCCACCCCAAGGCACGCGAACTGGACACCATCTCCTTCCACCACTGGCTGCGCAGGCACTCCGGAAACGAGGAAGCCTGCAACAACATCGGCCTCTTCATCGCGGGCGGCATGCTCACCAAACCCGCCCACGCCTTCTCCGCACTCCAGGCGGTGCTCATGGCCGCCTCCGCCGGTTCCTTCACCCACCTCACGGACGAGGACTTCATCCTCGACCGGCGCGTAGTGGGCGGCATGCAGCAGGTGTCGCTGCTGCTCGCGCAGGAGCTGGGGGACGACGTCGTGCTTGATTCCCCGGTGCGCACCATCAACTGGGAGCCGGACGCGGACGGCGGCCACCGCGTCAGCGTCGAATCGGACCAGGCGACGGTCAACGCCCGCTTTGTCATTATGGCGGTCCCGCCCAACCTCTACTCCCGCGTCTCATTCAACCCGCCGCTGCCCCGCCGGCAGCACCAGATGCACCAGCACCAGTCGCTCGGCCTCGTCATCAAGGTCCATGCCGTCTACAGCCGGCCTTTCTGGCGGAACTCCGGTCTCTCCGGCACCTGCTTCGGCGCCGGGTCCCTTGTCCAGGAGGTCTACGACAACACCAACTTCGGTGACACCAGGGGCACCCTGGTGGGCTTCGTATCCGATGAAAAGGCCGACGCCGTCTTCGAGTTGGGTGCCGAAGAACGCAAGCGCGCCATCCTGGAATCCATCGCCGGGTTCCTGGGCGCCGAGGCACTCGAGCCCGAGGTGTACTACGAGTCCGACTGGGGCTCGGAGGAATGGACCCGCGGCGCCTACGCCTCGAGTTACGACCTGGGCGGCCTCCACCGCTACGGCAAGGACCAGCACGCCCCCGTTGGCCCCATCTACTGGTCCTCCTCGGACCTCGCTGCCGAGGGCTACCAGCACGTGGACGGGGCCATCCGGATGGGACGCCTTACGGCTGCCAGGGTCTGCGAAGCCGCGAAGCTGCCGGTTCCCGCGTAGACGGGACGGACGGCTGGATTCTAAGCATGCTTACCAATAGGCTGGCGGGTGGGGAGCGTCCCTGTACGCACACGAACGAAGGTGAGACATGACTGACACCGAGAGCATCAGCAAGGTTACGGACATCATCAACGATTCACGGATCGGGATGCTGACCACGATCAACGAGGAAGGCGCCCTTGTCAGCCGCCCGCTGGCCGTTCAGGACGTGAAGGACGACGGCGACATGTGGTTTTTCACCGGGCTCGGCACCTCGCAGGTGGCCCATGTCCGGGCTGACCCGCGCGTGAACGTTTCCTTTGGCAAGAACACCGAATGGGTGTCCGTGGCCGGCACGGCCGAGGTGGTCACGGACCGGGAGAAGATCCGTGAAATGTGGAACCAGGCTGTTGAGGCGTGGTTCCCGGACGGGCCGGACACTCCCGAAGTGTGCCTGCTCCGCATCGACTCGGACTCCGCGGAGTACTGGACCAGCCCCGGCGGTACCGCCGCGACGGTCTTCCAGTGGGTCAAGTCCAAGGTCACCAACAGCCGCATGAGCGTTGGCGAAAGCGGAACGGTAGAGCTGTAAGAGGCCCCTACCAGCCGGTCAGGGCGCCCAGGACGGCGGGCAGCAGCACGTCGTCCCGGCCCCAGACCGGGTCCAGGACTTCCACATACCAGGAGTCGGCCAGCAGCAGTGCCAGCGATTCGTTGGTTTCATCGGCCCAGTCCCGGATCTGCTCTTCCGTTACGGGGTTCTCGCTGGAACCCAGGACAGTCACCACTTCGCCGCCGTCCACGGTCACCGGGATGGCGGCGTTGCTGGACTCGCCCGGCGCATGGGCCACCGTCACCAGTTCCGTCCGGGCAGAGAGGGCCAGAAGTTCGGCCGCGGTGTCGGCAACGCAAAAGCCGGTGACGTACTCGCGCTGGGCGAGGCCGGCGGACCGCAGCCCAGGCTGGGACTCCTTCGTAAAAAGTCCGGTCCGGTTCAACACAGCGAGCCTGGCGGCGATAGGCGCGGTCTCGGCGTCGTACGTTGCAGCGAGGGTGCCCGGCTGGAACCCGCTGCGCCCCTCAAGCCAGCGGGCAGTCAGCTCACCCGCCGCGGCCAAGGTGGTTGCCTGCCGCCACACACCCCGGTCTTCCAGCAGTCGGCCGAACTGGTCTCGGGTTGGCACTTCGAGGGGATCCATCATTGGATGCTACCGCCGTCGCACTGCCCGTTCCATGCAGGGAGACACGGCAGGTAATGTCCCCGCTACGCCTGCTCCGCCCGGATGCCCGCGGCCTTCTCGGCTGCGGCGAGGGAGGCGTCGAGGCTGGTCACCGCGTCGGGATAGTCCTGGTGCGGCGCCGTGCGCAGCTCGTCAGCCTGGCGCATTGCTTTGATGAAGGCCGAGGTTTCCGGCGTCCGCACATCCGTCAGGGCCGGAAAGTCGATGGAGCATGCCGGGTCCAGTTCGTAGCGGCGCCAGCGCGCAATCAGTTCGTCGTGGCGCTGCTGTGCTTCCTGGTGCGCCGACGCCCGCACCTGCGCGTCCCGGCGATCATTGCGCCACGCCAGGTACCTGGCGCTGCCCCTGTACGCCGCCACGCCCGCAGCCACGCCCGCGCCACTGAGGAAGAGTCCTGCCCACGGCGAAATGAGGGCCGGGATCAGCAGGGCCGGGACGGCCACGCATGAACCCAGGAACACGTCCCAAAAAAGCTGGTCCGAGCGCTCGGGACTGCCCTGTGGTCCAGTAAGGGCGCGGCGGCGGACGACATAAACGGTGGCGGCGACGCTGGCCACCAGCACAAGGCCGCACAAGACAACGGCGCCCGCCCCCTGGAACAGGCTCTGCACCACGGCTTCCAGTACGTCTGACACCTTGCACCTCCAGCGCCGCAGCCGCGGGCCAGTTGCCCCGGCTGGTCCTTCCATTGCACCGTGTTCGCCCCCCCGGGGTCAATGGCCTGGCAGGCGTGGACAGGAAGCCGCAGCCGTCCTGTTGGGGCCGGCAAAAGTTGGGTACATTCCCGGTAAGCGGACCGGCACCGACGCCGTGTGCCCATTTCCGGACAGGAGAATCAGCCATGGCTCGGATAGACCGGATCGCCGAACCCTGGGGGACCAGGACGCCGTATGCAGGCGGCACAAGTTGGCCCGTCAGGGTGGACACGCACCTTGCGGAAGGGGTGGAACCGGAGTCGGTGGACCGCTGGGTACAGACCGCCTCGATCCTCCATTCCAACGGTGACGCCATGGACATTGCGGTCAAGGACGACCGGATTGTTGGTGTTCGGGGACGTGCTTCGGACCGGGTGAACCACGGACGCCTCGGACCCAAAGACCTCTACGGCTGGCAGGCGAACGCTTCCGCGGACAGACTCACCAGGCCCCTCATCCGGGAGAACGGCCGGCTCGTGGAAACCGACTGGGACACGGCCATGGACAAGGTGGTGGCGCAGTCCAAAGCACTCCTTGCCGAGCAGGGTGCCAGTGCCATCGGCTTCTACACCACCGGGCAGCTTTTTGCGGAGGAGTACTACACCCTGGGCGCCGTAGCCCACGGCGGGATTGGCACCAACCACGTGGATGGAAACACCCGCCTGTGCACGGCCACCGCGGCGGAAGCCCTCAAGGAATCCTTCGGCTGTGATGGCCAGCCCGGGTCCTACACGGACGTGGACCACGCGGACGTGATCGCCCTGTACGGCCACAATGTCGCCGAAACCCAGACCGTCCTGTGGAGCCGCATGCTGGACCGGCTGGCCGGCCCAAATCCGCCCAGGATTATCTGCGTTGACCCGCGTCTCACACCTGTTGCCCGGGCCGCCACCGTCCACCTGGCGCCGCGGCCAGGTACCAACGTGGCCCTGATGAACGGGCTCCTGCACGAAATTGTCACCAACGGGTGGGTTGACCGGGACTACATCCAGGCCCATACCGTGGGATTCCAGGAACTGGAGAAGGAAGTCAGGAAGTACCCGCCCGCGCTCGTGGCTGAAATTTGCGGAGTGCCGGCGGAGAAGATCCGGGAAGCCGCAGCGATCCTCGGCGCTGCAGAACGGCTGCTCTCCACTGTCCTGCAGGGCTTCTACCAGTCCAACCAGGCAACGGCTGCGGCGGTGCAGGTCAACAACGTCAATATCATCCGAGGGATGCTGGGGAAACCGGGCTGCGGGATCCTGCAGATGAACGGCCAGCCCACGGCGGAGAACACCCGCGAGTGCGGTGCAGACGGTGATCTGCCCGGCTTCCGCAACTGGTCCAACGATGACCATGTCCAGGACCTGGCCCGCGTCTGGAATATCGACCCCATGAGCATCCCGCACTACTCCCCGCCCACGCACGTCATGCAGATGATGAGGTACGTGGAGGAGGGCTCCATCCGCATGCTGTGGGTCAGCGGAACAAATCCGGCGGTTTCGCTGCCCGAGCTCACCCGCGTCCGCTCCATCCTTAAACAGGACCGGCTCTTCCTGGTGGTGCAGGATATTTTCCTCTCCGAGACCGCGCAATTGGCCGACGTCGTCCTGCCCGCCGCCACCTGGGGGGAGAAGACCGGGACGTTCACCAACGTGGACCGCACCGTGCACCTGTCCGAGAAGGCCGTGGACCCGCCGGGGGAGGCCCGTCCCGACCTGGACATCTTTATTGATTACGCGCACCGGATGGGCCTGAAGGACAAGGATGGCCAGCCGCTGGTCAAATGGCATGACGCCGAGTCCGCCTTTGAGGCATGGAAGGAGTGCAGCCGAGGCCGGCCCTGCGACTACACGGGCATAACCTATGACAAGCTCCGCGGCGGGTCCGGCATCCAGTGGCCGTGCAATGACGCGAACCCGGACGGTGCCGAGCGCATCTACGCGGACGGGAAGTTCTGGGCACACCCCGAGTACTGCGAAACCTACGGCCGCGACCTCATCACCGGTGCTCCCGTGGAGCCGTCGGAATACAAGGCGCTCAACCCGGAGGGACGCGCCGTCATCAAGGCCGCCGAGTACGTCCCGCCGCACGAGCTCCCCAGCCGGCAGTACCCGCTCCAGCTCATCACCGGCCGCACGCTGTTCCACTTCCACACCCGCACCAAGACGGCCCGGGCCCCGGAGCTGCAGGCAGCCGCACCCGAGGTGTGGGTGGAGATGTCAGCCCACGACGCCGGCACGCACGGGATTGCGGAAGGAGACGTTGCCGAGGTGGAGACACCCCGCGGTTCCGTCAGGGCACAGGTGCGGATCGGCGGGATCCGCGAGGGTGTCCTCTTCCTCCCCTTTCACTACGGCTACTGGGATACCGGGGCGGGACATGAGCCCGAGGGGAACGGCCGTGCCGCTAATGAACTGACCATTACGGATTGGGACGCCGCTTCCAAACAGCCCATCTTCAAAACCGCCGCTGCCCGTGTCCGAAGGGTTGGCGGAGGGGATGGCCCGGCTCCGGCACCGACCAACACAGCGTCCGCACCCGCCGTCGAACTTCCTGTGGGGGCCAGGACCAAGGGAATCCAATCCGCCCTGGCCTCTGAAGACATCCGCACTACCGCAGGGGAGGGACAGCAGTGAAGATCGGACTGGTCCTGGAACAGCTGCACCGGGACGAGAATGACCTGGCGCAGCAGCTATTCCATGTCTCAGAGCGGCACAAGGTGGACCATGAGATCTACCACCTGGGCCGTGACCTGGCGAAATGGTCGCAGCAGCACGTCCGGGAGATTGCCGCCATTGCGTCCCAATATGGGCAGGACCTGGACCCGGAACCGCGGAGCGAGAACACGCTCATGGAAAAGGTCCGTGAAAAGGGCAGCCAGCTTGTGGGCCGTGACGCCGAGGCCGGGCTGCTGCTCCTGCGGGATCTCCGCGAGGTATACATCAAGGCCTGCGGAGTCTCGGCGGACTGGGAGCTGCTGGCCCAGGCGGCGCAAGGCATCAAGCACACCGACCTGCTCGAAGTCGCCCAGCGCTGCCACCCCCAAAATCTCCGCCAGATGAAATGGGCGAACGGAAAGCTTAAGGAGTCCGCAACCCAGATCCTGGTGAGTTGAGCAGGAGTATCTTGGGGACCATGCGAATCAAAATGTGCAGCATCCACGTCAAGGACCCGGCCGCCGCCCACCGGTTCTACACCGAGACGCTGGGCTTCGACACCCTGATGGCCATGCCGGAGTACAACCTGTTCATCATCAAGGACCCGGGTGCGGACGCGAATTCAGTGGGCCTGCTGCTGGAACCCAGTGACAATCCAATTGGCGCCACCTACATGAACGCCGTGCACGACGCCGGGCTTCCCGCCATTGTCTTCGGCGTTCCGGACGTGCGGGCCGAGTACGAGCGGCTGATGAAGGCGGGAGTCAGCTTCAAAAGCGGACCGACCGAGGACCCTTCCGGGATCAGCGCGGTGTTCGATGACGGCTGCGGGAACTACGTCCAACTGCACCAGGACTGACGTCCCGGGCCCGACTCCCGAGGCGGGTCAGCGGGTTAAGATCAGGCGCGCGCCTTCTTGGCAGCTTTCTTGGCGGCCTCGTCCTTGACCCGCTGGGCCTCGGCGCGGACGGCGGCATGGGTGGCACGCTCGGTGACCAGCCACTGCGGGGGAGCCTGCAGCAACGCGGTGATTTCCGCCGTCGTCAGGGCCTCCTCAACGCCGCCGCGGGCCAGGCCGCTGATGGAGACGTTTAGCTTTTGCGCCACAACCGGGCGCGGGTGCGGGCCGTTGCGGCGCAGTTCGGCCAGCCATTCCGGCGGGTTGGCCTGGAGCTCCGCGAATTCCTCGCGGGTAATGGTTGAATCCTGGAACTCCTGCGGCGTCGCGGGCAGGTAGATGCCAAGTTTCTTGGCAACGGTGGCCGGCTTCATGGACTGGGAGTTTGCAGAGGTCATGCTTCAAG
Encoded here:
- a CDS encoding TetR/AcrR family transcriptional regulator, translated to MPAVSAMQGRPSGDAGRQKRRAGRPSAAILDKGGITAAALDLIKRKGYDGLTMAGLAKELDVAPSALYNHVAAKRDVLLLVEDHLTSLVDVSGFGTTTWEEAVRSWAWSYRNVFAEHTPLIPVIAVLPVTDAPQTLAMYETVSKGFLDAGFPQERVISSIVALESFIFGSAYDVTAPEDIFDSGSMAESTPHFTAAVRSAAPPSAGGTPARPADAAFELGLEALIAGLGALRG
- a CDS encoding L-talarate/galactarate dehydratase gives rise to the protein MSPVDLIRHVKLSTARLPLTVPISDAKVFTGRQKPMTEVVFLFAEITTELGHTGVGFSYSKRAGGPAQYAHAKEVAEGIIGEDPNDIARIYTKLLWAGASVGRSGVATQALAAIDIALYDLKAKRAGLSLAKFLGSYRDSVQTYNTSGGFLNATLEEVKARATQSLEEGIGGIKIKVGLPDSKEDLRRVAGIREHIGWDVPLMVDANQQWDRATALRMGRQLEEFNLVWIEEPLDAYDFEGHAHLANVLDTPIATGEMLASVAEHKGLINANGCDIIQPDAPRVGGITQFLRLAALADERGLGLAPHFAMEIHLHLAAAYPREPWVEHFDWLDPLFNERLETKDGRMIVPDRPGLGVTLSDEARAWTTESVEFGA
- a CDS encoding VOC family protein, giving the protein MRIKMCSIHVKDPAAAHRFYTETLGFDTLMAMPEYNLFIIKDPGADANSVGLLLEPSDNPIGATYMNAVHDAGLPAIVFGVPDVRAEYERLMKAGVSFKSGPTEDPSGISAVFDDGCGNYVQLHQD
- a CDS encoding flavin monoamine oxidase family protein; the encoded protein is MLNLNRDVVVVGAGPSGLTAARELKKAGLTVAVLEARDRVGGRTWTDTVDGAMLEIGGQWVSPDQTVLLDLLQELNLQTYPRYREGQSMYIGRDGIPVRYAGGTFPVDPDTEAEMNKLVALLDGLAAEIGPTEPWAHPKARELDTISFHHWLRRHSGNEEACNNIGLFIAGGMLTKPAHAFSALQAVLMAASAGSFTHLTDEDFILDRRVVGGMQQVSLLLAQELGDDVVLDSPVRTINWEPDADGGHRVSVESDQATVNARFVIMAVPPNLYSRVSFNPPLPRRQHQMHQHQSLGLVIKVHAVYSRPFWRNSGLSGTCFGAGSLVQEVYDNTNFGDTRGTLVGFVSDEKADAVFELGAEERKRAILESIAGFLGAEALEPEVYYESDWGSEEWTRGAYASSYDLGGLHRYGKDQHAPVGPIYWSSSDLAAEGYQHVDGAIRMGRLTAARVCEAAKLPVPA
- a CDS encoding pyridoxamine 5'-phosphate oxidase family protein encodes the protein MTDTESISKVTDIINDSRIGMLTTINEEGALVSRPLAVQDVKDDGDMWFFTGLGTSQVAHVRADPRVNVSFGKNTEWVSVAGTAEVVTDREKIREMWNQAVEAWFPDGPDTPEVCLLRIDSDSAEYWTSPGGTAATVFQWVKSKVTNSRMSVGESGTVEL
- a CDS encoding DUF6919 domain-containing protein, producing the protein MDPLEVPTRDQFGRLLEDRGVWRQATTLAAAGELTARWLEGRSGFQPGTLAATYDAETAPIAARLAVLNRTGLFTKESQPGLRSAGLAQREYVTGFCVADTAAELLALSARTELVTVAHAPGESSNAAIPVTVDGGEVVTVLGSSENPVTEEQIRDWADETNESLALLLADSWYVEVLDPVWGRDDVLLPAVLGALTGW
- a CDS encoding FadR/GntR family transcriptional regulator, translating into MSRNLTADLAADLRNRIVDGVIQPGEKLPSENTLISDFGVSRTVVRAALTRLQAEGLVETERGRGSFALTPPSDGPRPAPGARPVATTEDRLHLLEFRMGVEAEAAALAARNHTERHLRAVTSALEEFTASAGHPAHAMKADFEFHRAVAAASGNPYYSDCLAALGQTMIAMPRTRLMTGVEHYARDHFDQVVQEHRSISEAIADGDEAAAAAAMRSHLANSRRRFKASARP
- a CDS encoding DUF5997 family protein — its product is MTSANSQSMKPATVAKKLGIYLPATPQEFQDSTITREEFAELQANPPEWLAELRRNGPHPRPVVAQKLNVSISGLARGGVEEALTTAEITALLQAPPQWLVTERATHAAVRAEAQRVKDEAAKKAAKKARA
- a CDS encoding molybdopterin oxidoreductase family protein, which encodes MARIDRIAEPWGTRTPYAGGTSWPVRVDTHLAEGVEPESVDRWVQTASILHSNGDAMDIAVKDDRIVGVRGRASDRVNHGRLGPKDLYGWQANASADRLTRPLIRENGRLVETDWDTAMDKVVAQSKALLAEQGASAIGFYTTGQLFAEEYYTLGAVAHGGIGTNHVDGNTRLCTATAAEALKESFGCDGQPGSYTDVDHADVIALYGHNVAETQTVLWSRMLDRLAGPNPPRIICVDPRLTPVARAATVHLAPRPGTNVALMNGLLHEIVTNGWVDRDYIQAHTVGFQELEKEVRKYPPALVAEICGVPAEKIREAAAILGAAERLLSTVLQGFYQSNQATAAAVQVNNVNIIRGMLGKPGCGILQMNGQPTAENTRECGADGDLPGFRNWSNDDHVQDLARVWNIDPMSIPHYSPPTHVMQMMRYVEEGSIRMLWVSGTNPAVSLPELTRVRSILKQDRLFLVVQDIFLSETAQLADVVLPAATWGEKTGTFTNVDRTVHLSEKAVDPPGEARPDLDIFIDYAHRMGLKDKDGQPLVKWHDAESAFEAWKECSRGRPCDYTGITYDKLRGGSGIQWPCNDANPDGAERIYADGKFWAHPEYCETYGRDLITGAPVEPSEYKALNPEGRAVIKAAEYVPPHELPSRQYPLQLITGRTLFHFHTRTKTARAPELQAAAPEVWVEMSAHDAGTHGIAEGDVAEVETPRGSVRAQVRIGGIREGVLFLPFHYGYWDTGAGHEPEGNGRAANELTITDWDAASKQPIFKTAAARVRRVGGGDGPAPAPTNTASAPAVELPVGARTKGIQSALASEDIRTTAGEGQQ